The following are encoded together in the Pseudoalteromonas ruthenica genome:
- a CDS encoding hydroxymethylglutaryl-CoA lyase, which translates to MAMPNQVRIVEVGARDGLQNETSVPLAAKVALINGLCDAGLKHIEGGAFVSPKWVPQMADSSAVFAAIERPDEVLFSALTPNLKGAELALQAGVGEFAIFTAASEAFTNKNINCSIDESIERFRPVVALAQANGIKVRGYVSCVLGCPYQGEVSAQKVLEVSQQLLDLDCYEVSLGDTIGVGTANQVESLLSVLLQDISADKLAVHFHDTYGQAISNIYTALKMGIATIDSAVAGLGGCPYAKGASGNVATEDVVYLLQKLGINPGIDLQRLAQTGAAICRALDKQPQSKVANAVLAHCDQ; encoded by the coding sequence ATGGCCATGCCTAATCAAGTGCGCATCGTCGAAGTTGGGGCCCGCGATGGCCTGCAAAACGAAACCAGTGTGCCCTTGGCTGCCAAGGTCGCGCTGATAAATGGTTTATGTGACGCTGGGCTTAAACATATTGAGGGCGGCGCCTTTGTTTCACCGAAGTGGGTGCCACAAATGGCCGACTCCAGCGCGGTATTTGCCGCTATTGAGCGCCCCGATGAAGTATTATTCAGCGCCCTGACACCCAACCTAAAAGGAGCTGAGCTTGCACTGCAAGCCGGGGTGGGCGAATTTGCTATTTTTACTGCGGCCAGTGAAGCCTTTACCAACAAAAACATTAATTGCAGCATTGATGAGAGCATAGAGCGCTTTCGCCCAGTGGTGGCTTTGGCTCAGGCTAACGGCATCAAGGTGCGCGGCTATGTAAGCTGTGTGCTGGGGTGCCCATATCAAGGCGAAGTCAGCGCTCAAAAGGTGCTCGAGGTCAGCCAGCAGCTGCTCGATTTAGACTGTTACGAAGTCAGCCTTGGCGACACCATTGGTGTGGGCACAGCCAATCAGGTAGAAAGCCTGCTGAGCGTGCTATTGCAAGATATTAGCGCTGACAAGCTAGCGGTACACTTTCATGATACCTACGGCCAAGCCATCAGTAACATCTACACGGCGCTCAAAATGGGGATTGCCACCATTGACAGTGCCGTGGCGGGACTCGGTGGTTGCCCCTACGCCAAAGGCGCGTCAGGAAATGTTGCCACCGAAGATGTGGTTTATCTATTACAAAAGCTTGGCATCAACCCAGGTATTGATTTACAAAGATTGGCACAGACAGGCGCAGCAATATGCCGCGCCCTTGATAAACAACCACAAAGCAAGGTCGCAAACGCCGTTCTTGCCCACTGTGACCAATAA